A single Fibrobacter sp. UWT2 DNA region contains:
- a CDS encoding divergent polysaccharide deacetylase family protein — protein MGKMKHVVAIIIVLAVLIGGFVYLLPKLSELPLLNGIKGSKPSSADTTEIQSSTQDTLPFEERMQRALDPLEVSYSKRKKRHIWTMGGGETVITYLLQMQRFVKKAGGKVLYMEELYNNNEVFQAARVDLLKDNGDSLNIEIQVSRNEYKLGASLLAVAFEVTQLSPELVTALNKLGYAYDLLIPPFGLSDDEYRFLDKINNRNITLWLTLESTKLNKAHNKLRPLRIHHTEEQIEAVIGDACTKFPEARGIVSRYGEQAVEHRQLLQAILKPAKGHHLWFMDISANKRSIVPQVCKELGMTCKDAMAYNPESSSLDDYTKAKIREAKRNGLAVMILPLNASNINKLSDLQEKVKSQGTTLINLSTFMKK, from the coding sequence ATGGGAAAAATGAAACACGTTGTCGCCATAATAATCGTTCTGGCAGTCTTAATCGGAGGCTTCGTCTATCTGCTACCCAAGCTTTCCGAACTGCCGCTACTCAATGGCATCAAAGGCTCCAAACCATCTAGCGCCGACACCACCGAGATTCAATCTTCTACCCAAGATACGCTTCCCTTTGAAGAAAGAATGCAACGGGCTCTGGACCCTCTGGAAGTCAGCTATTCCAAGCGCAAGAAGCGCCACATCTGGACCATGGGCGGTGGAGAAACCGTCATCACCTATCTTTTGCAGATGCAGCGCTTTGTAAAAAAGGCGGGCGGAAAAGTCCTCTACATGGAAGAACTCTATAACAACAACGAAGTCTTCCAGGCTGCCAGAGTGGACTTGCTCAAAGACAACGGAGATTCCTTAAATATCGAAATCCAGGTTTCCCGCAACGAATACAAGCTGGGAGCATCGCTCCTTGCTGTCGCATTTGAAGTTACCCAACTGTCACCAGAACTGGTTACAGCACTCAACAAACTCGGATACGCCTACGACTTGTTGATTCCGCCCTTCGGTTTGAGTGACGACGAATACCGTTTTTTAGACAAAATAAACAACAGAAACATAACCCTTTGGCTTACCCTTGAATCGACCAAGCTGAACAAGGCACACAACAAATTAAGGCCTTTGCGTATTCACCATACCGAAGAGCAAATTGAAGCCGTTATTGGAGATGCCTGTACCAAATTCCCCGAAGCGAGAGGAATCGTTTCACGCTATGGTGAACAAGCTGTAGAACACAGACAGCTCCTGCAGGCTATTTTGAAACCGGCAAAAGGCCACCATCTTTGGTTTATGGATATTTCTGCAAACAAGCGTTCCATTGTTCCGCAGGTTTGCAAGGAACTCGGAATGACCTGCAAAGACGCCATGGCCTACAACCCCGAGAGCAGTTCGCTCGACGATTACACGAAGGCTAAAATCAGGGAAGCAAAGCGCAACGGACTTGCCGTTATGATTTTACCTTTGAACGCAAGCAACATTAACAAATTGAGCGATTTGCAGGAAAAAGTAAAGTCCCAAGGTACCACGCTTATAAATTTATCTACCTTTATGAAGAAATGA
- the miaA gene encoding tRNA (adenosine(37)-N6)-dimethylallyltransferase MiaA encodes MPILFALVGATGIGKSNLSLALAEHYDAEIIGVDSRQVYRGFCIGTAQPDAASLARVKHHLVDFLDPMQSFSAGAFCSAVKDLLYLNPQKKYILVGGTGLYLQSLMLGLPKIPAVPEGVRRELEIFAETQGADSLYKMAMGIDPELVQSVEPNNVQRLIRVVEVFKATGRKLSEYQKEREGGMGSLPVFWLQRERDTLYKRINERVDQMMKDGWLEEARELSKIVPLTAPAWQSLGYRELLQAQSASEMAKVIEEVKKKTRNYAKRQLTWFRGQMDCTSIDMENAPLQTILGIFEKN; translated from the coding sequence ATGCCTATTCTATTTGCCTTGGTTGGTGCGACGGGAATCGGTAAATCAAACCTGTCGCTTGCACTTGCGGAACACTACGATGCCGAAATTATCGGAGTAGATTCCCGACAGGTGTACCGAGGCTTTTGTATTGGTACGGCGCAGCCTGATGCGGCTAGCCTTGCGAGAGTGAAACATCACCTGGTCGATTTTCTTGATCCGATGCAGTCCTTTTCTGCGGGGGCGTTCTGTTCGGCGGTTAAGGACCTGCTGTATTTGAATCCGCAAAAGAAATATATCCTGGTCGGAGGTACAGGGCTTTATTTGCAAAGCCTGATGCTTGGACTTCCCAAGATTCCTGCGGTGCCCGAAGGTGTCCGTCGTGAATTGGAAATTTTTGCTGAAACTCAAGGTGCTGATAGTTTGTATAAAATGGCGATGGGGATTGATCCTGAACTTGTACAAAGTGTCGAACCGAATAATGTGCAGCGATTGATTCGCGTGGTAGAAGTATTCAAGGCGACCGGTCGCAAACTTTCGGAATACCAGAAAGAACGTGAAGGTGGAATGGGCTCGTTGCCTGTGTTCTGGCTGCAGCGCGAACGTGATACTTTGTACAAAAGAATCAATGAGCGCGTTGACCAGATGATGAAAGACGGTTGGCTAGAAGAAGCCCGGGAACTTTCAAAGATTGTTCCGCTCACGGCTCCGGCCTGGCAGAGCTTGGGCTATCGCGAGCTTTTGCAGGCGCAAAGTGCCTCTGAAATGGCAAAAGTTATCGAAGAAGTCAAGAAAAAGACCCGTAACTATGCTAAAAGGCAGCTTACATGGTTCCGTGGACAGATGGATTGTACTTCTATTGACATGGAAAATGCCCCATTGCAGACAATTTTGGGCATTTTTGAGAAAAATTAA
- a CDS encoding pyridoxine 5'-phosphate synthase: protein MTVKLGFNVDHIATIREARKICEPDPIAAAVLAELAGAAGITMHLREDKQHIQDRDVQLLRRTVTTKMNLEISAAQEMVQVAINNQPDTVTLVPETHTELSTEDGLNVAAKANDLIKPVMTLKNNDISVGVFIDAETEQVKAAKKIGADFVEFNTGKYATSCTLGSAEEVEREISALEDMTVLARKYGLKVKAGRGLNYRNVAAIAAIEGIDEIIVGHSIVSKAVMVGIDRAVRDMVDLIKG from the coding sequence ATGACCGTAAAACTTGGATTTAACGTTGATCATATCGCCACTATCCGTGAAGCCCGCAAGATTTGCGAACCGGATCCGATTGCCGCAGCCGTGCTTGCAGAACTTGCAGGTGCCGCAGGCATTACGATGCACTTGCGCGAAGACAAGCAACACATCCAAGACCGCGACGTACAGCTGTTGCGCAGAACCGTCACCACCAAGATGAACTTGGAAATCAGTGCCGCCCAGGAAATGGTCCAGGTTGCCATCAATAACCAGCCCGACACCGTGACTCTGGTTCCCGAAACGCACACGGAGCTTTCCACCGAAGACGGCCTAAACGTGGCAGCCAAGGCCAACGACCTCATCAAGCCGGTCATGACCCTGAAAAACAACGACATTTCTGTAGGCGTGTTCATTGACGCCGAAACCGAACAGGTCAAGGCAGCCAAGAAGATTGGTGCAGACTTTGTCGAATTCAACACCGGCAAGTACGCCACTAGCTGCACACTCGGAAGCGCCGAAGAAGTGGAACGCGAAATTTCCGCCCTTGAAGACATGACGGTGCTCGCCCGCAAGTACGGACTCAAGGTGAAGGCCGGACGAGGCCTCAACTACCGCAACGTAGCCGCCATCGCCGCTATCGAAGGCATTGACGAAATCATCGTCGGCCACAGCATCGTAAGCAAGGCCGTCATGGTCGGCATCGATCGCGCCGTGCGCGACATGGTAGACCTGATTAAGGGCTAA
- a CDS encoding protein kinase: MIRNFLAETLDRVSRNLALRPNYTMEEYQRWFDQNPEYMHNGAMQHIQLIEPLTLEGTNNLYRAQYWLEHPNDPSRYVEQEIVVKICKFWASPGKNRLHRLNSLLSAFQDEIRINNLIHATNIEGVVQSMGGGIAGRHPYLKMEFIKGCSLDRLFKKELSDDEILHRVAQLAYLANTISQLHYYQVVHKDLKPKNLLLCQNPQHKNNHKILVCDFGYAQAKMRDTITEYGGQMTPCYSAPEQAIMGENLSASVDYFSFGIIVHEYLTGEKLFPHAMDIFIEDGYRITDRYLEYLKTGRENRFSDPRFPELTEWIDNLTIFDSFERMQSCPNLFDIAHKLRERVNAQGYRDVNTDFLWNQLREYNRF, encoded by the coding sequence ATGATTCGAAACTTTCTGGCAGAAACATTAGATCGAGTATCTAGAAACTTGGCTCTCCGCCCGAACTACACCATGGAAGAATACCAGCGGTGGTTCGACCAGAATCCCGAATACATGCACAACGGCGCCATGCAGCACATTCAGCTGATAGAGCCCCTAACGCTCGAAGGCACCAACAACCTTTACCGTGCCCAGTACTGGCTGGAACACCCGAACGACCCCAGCCGCTACGTGGAACAAGAAATTGTCGTCAAAATTTGCAAGTTCTGGGCAAGCCCCGGCAAGAACAGGCTCCACCGCCTGAACAGCCTCTTGAGTGCCTTCCAGGACGAAATCCGCATCAACAACCTGATTCACGCCACCAATATCGAAGGCGTGGTCCAGAGCATGGGCGGCGGCATTGCCGGCAGACACCCTTACCTCAAGATGGAGTTTATTAAGGGTTGCTCTCTGGATAGGCTATTCAAGAAAGAACTAAGTGACGACGAAATCCTGCACCGAGTCGCCCAACTCGCCTACCTGGCAAACACCATTAGCCAGCTGCATTACTACCAGGTGGTCCACAAGGATTTAAAGCCCAAGAACCTTTTGCTTTGCCAGAATCCGCAGCACAAGAACAATCACAAGATTCTCGTGTGCGACTTCGGTTACGCCCAAGCGAAAATGCGTGACACCATTACCGAATACGGCGGCCAGATGACGCCTTGCTACAGCGCCCCCGAACAGGCCATCATGGGCGAAAACCTGTCGGCCTCGGTGGATTACTTCAGCTTCGGAATCATCGTGCACGAATACCTGACCGGCGAAAAGCTGTTCCCCCACGCCATGGACATCTTTATCGAAGACGGCTACCGCATTACCGACCGTTACCTGGAATACCTGAAGACCGGCCGCGAAAACCGCTTTAGCGACCCGCGTTTCCCGGAACTCACGGAGTGGATTGACAACCTCACCATTTTTGACAGCTTTGAACGCATGCAAAGTTGCCCGAACTTGTTTGATATTGCTCACAAATTGCGTGAACGTGTAAACGCCCAAGGATACCGCGACGTGAATACGGATTTCTTGTGGAACCAGCTGCGCGAATACAACCGCTTTTAA
- a CDS encoding TIGR00730 family Rossman fold protein, which produces MATKKVIKATPGKMIYHNMEFIDSDVGRPIRIIAEFMGPSLIFAEEGVKNTIVFFGSARTLPMSEILKRRKKCKNAKELERLKKLESVAEYYDAARELGAKLGRWANKQHKGFAIMTGGGPGIMEAGNRGANDVGTSSVGLNIKLPFEQHPNPYIDDELNLQFRYFFIRKYWFMKMAKALVVFPGGFGTLDEMFELLTLIQTKKYGDRMPVVIFGKKYWNKVINWKHLADTGMIDKDDLKLFHFCDSVDDAYNVITTALEKTME; this is translated from the coding sequence ATGGCAACGAAAAAAGTAATTAAAGCGACCCCCGGAAAGATGATTTACCACAATATGGAATTTATCGACAGTGATGTCGGTCGTCCCATCAGAATCATTGCAGAATTCATGGGTCCTTCCTTGATTTTTGCTGAAGAAGGCGTGAAAAATACCATCGTGTTCTTCGGCTCGGCGCGCACACTCCCCATGAGCGAGATTCTCAAGCGCCGCAAAAAATGCAAGAACGCCAAGGAACTGGAACGACTCAAGAAGCTCGAATCCGTAGCCGAATACTATGACGCCGCCCGCGAACTCGGCGCCAAGCTCGGGCGTTGGGCCAACAAGCAGCACAAAGGATTCGCCATCATGACCGGTGGCGGCCCCGGCATCATGGAAGCGGGCAACCGCGGCGCAAACGACGTGGGAACTTCTTCTGTTGGCCTCAACATCAAGCTTCCGTTCGAACAGCACCCGAACCCCTATATCGACGACGAACTGAACTTGCAGTTCCGTTACTTCTTTATCCGTAAGTACTGGTTCATGAAGATGGCTAAAGCGCTTGTGGTGTTCCCCGGCGGCTTCGGCACCCTCGACGAAATGTTCGAACTGTTGACTTTGATCCAGACCAAGAAATACGGCGACCGCATGCCCGTCGTGATTTTTGGCAAGAAGTACTGGAACAAGGTCATCAACTGGAAACATCTCGCCGACACGGGAATGATCGACAAGGACGACCTTAAGCTGTTCCATTTCTGCGACTCCGTTGACGACGCTTACAATGTCATTACAACGGCCCTCGAAAAGACAATGGAATAA
- a CDS encoding GGDEF domain-containing protein, with amino-acid sequence MSMFTYFFWLVAFIAGVAISYFVPETTVSIGGKFIFVGAWGAVLGLVLYNVCKRKLDIAEEDFNEALYSIKDSKLSMTSELPVTSPDPLAAQPEPEDMPLPTGAISSKEALAKKVDEICVKFPLDAWKKYTRCLLKDRPVPEVIKSLEELLPQLFPNASGILYMYAGTQTDLHKVLSFGETVISDDVIRPVECASFDAGDIVIADYSNPSLNGGCTHLHLHPHGVSFCAPIEGSEEHFGIFSLQTDVLPDNESMDDWHAKVSAVATTLGLYVANQNLSARYRQHSIRDSLTGLFNRRYMEESLVREVSAATRHRSPIGLIMLYPDAVAQIQEQRGRHAVEQLLWELGQRLPGYVRNEDIPCRYEGEVFCVILPGADLKITRDRAERIRHEISQLKIAYGETVLETTLSIGVAVMPVHAGDARGLLMAAGESMQMAIQSGANRVILADALGKKR; translated from the coding sequence ATGAGTATGTTTACTTATTTCTTCTGGCTGGTTGCGTTTATCGCAGGAGTCGCCATTTCGTACTTCGTACCCGAAACGACGGTCTCTATAGGTGGAAAGTTCATTTTCGTTGGGGCCTGGGGCGCCGTCCTTGGTCTGGTTCTCTACAATGTGTGCAAGCGAAAGCTTGACATTGCCGAAGAGGACTTTAACGAAGCTCTTTATTCCATCAAGGATTCAAAACTGTCCATGACTTCGGAACTTCCGGTGACCAGTCCCGATCCCCTTGCTGCTCAGCCTGAACCTGAAGATATGCCTCTTCCGACGGGTGCGATTTCTTCCAAGGAAGCGCTCGCCAAGAAAGTGGACGAAATTTGCGTTAAGTTCCCCCTGGATGCCTGGAAGAAATATACCCGTTGCCTTTTGAAGGATCGCCCGGTTCCCGAGGTGATCAAGTCTTTGGAAGAATTGCTCCCGCAGCTGTTCCCCAATGCTTCTGGAATTTTGTACATGTATGCTGGAACCCAGACGGACCTGCACAAGGTACTCTCTTTTGGTGAAACGGTCATTAGCGATGATGTCATTCGCCCGGTGGAATGCGCCAGTTTTGATGCCGGCGATATTGTCATTGCGGACTATTCGAACCCTAGCTTGAATGGCGGTTGTACCCATTTACACCTCCATCCTCATGGAGTTTCTTTCTGTGCTCCTATTGAAGGTAGCGAAGAGCATTTCGGCATTTTCTCGCTGCAGACCGATGTCTTGCCCGATAATGAATCTATGGATGACTGGCATGCCAAGGTGAGCGCAGTGGCTACCACGTTGGGACTTTATGTCGCCAATCAGAACCTGAGCGCCCGCTATAGACAGCATAGCATTCGCGATAGCCTTACGGGACTTTTTAATCGCCGCTACATGGAAGAATCCCTGGTCCGTGAAGTGTCTGCTGCGACCCGCCATCGTTCTCCGATCGGCCTGATTATGCTTTATCCGGATGCCGTGGCTCAGATTCAGGAACAGCGCGGCCGCCATGCGGTGGAACAGCTCCTGTGGGAACTGGGTCAGCGCCTGCCTGGCTACGTTCGTAACGAAGACATCCCGTGCCGCTACGAGGGTGAAGTGTTCTGCGTGATTCTGCCGGGTGCCGACCTCAAGATTACGAGGGACCGTGCGGAACGTATCCGTCATGAAATTTCCCAGCTCAAAATTGCCTACGGTGAGACGGTTCTCGAAACCACCCTTAGCATCGGCGTTGCCGTAATGCCTGTCCATGCGGGCGATGCTCGTGGCCTGCTGATGGCTGCTGGCGAATCCATGCAGATGGCTATCCAGTCTGGAGCGAACCGTGTGATTCTCGCTGATGCATTAGGCAAAAAGCGCTAG
- the truA gene encoding tRNA pseudouridine(38-40) synthase TruA: MRYRFRCEYLGSAFYGWQAQNEGGKTKFVTVQSALEEAFAVALRVPVRITGSGRTDTGVHARGQCVHFDYDGEIDCGKLVRSINGLTQRLIRIRDLEPCAADFHSRYDALSRYYQYTIYTRPVALLRDFGWECGSLNLDLDAMAKEAESFLGHHDFIDFCIPRNDGKSTDCILTEFRLERLNDWSCMFHIKGNRFLHRQVRAMVGTLFDVGRGKLPLGTVQTIFEKKFKGERTWAPPQGLVLQNVEYKDY; encoded by the coding sequence ATGCGTTATCGTTTCCGCTGTGAATACCTGGGGTCGGCTTTTTATGGCTGGCAAGCCCAGAACGAAGGCGGAAAGACCAAATTCGTTACAGTTCAGTCTGCACTCGAAGAGGCTTTTGCGGTTGCACTGCGTGTGCCGGTGCGTATTACCGGGTCCGGTCGTACCGATACAGGGGTGCATGCCCGTGGGCAGTGTGTGCATTTTGATTATGACGGCGAAATTGATTGCGGTAAGCTAGTCCGTTCAATCAACGGCCTTACACAAAGGCTTATTCGCATTCGCGATCTTGAACCCTGTGCGGCAGATTTCCATTCGCGTTACGACGCCTTGAGCCGGTATTACCAGTATACCATTTATACTCGTCCCGTGGCGCTGCTGCGCGACTTCGGCTGGGAGTGCGGTTCCTTGAATCTCGATTTGGATGCTATGGCTAAGGAGGCGGAGTCCTTCTTGGGACATCATGACTTTATTGATTTCTGCATTCCTCGAAACGATGGAAAGTCAACGGACTGTATCCTTACGGAATTCAGGCTCGAACGTCTGAACGACTGGAGCTGCATGTTCCATATCAAGGGGAATCGTTTCTTGCACCGTCAGGTGCGCGCCATGGTCGGAACGTTGTTTGACGTGGGTCGCGGCAAGCTTCCCCTCGGAACGGTGCAGACTATTTTCGAGAAAAAATTTAAGGGCGAACGCACATGGGCGCCGCCCCAAGGGCTTGTACTTCAGAATGTAGAGTATAAGGACTATTAG
- a CDS encoding TIGR03960 family B12-binding radical SAM protein, whose protein sequence is MTILEKIALALPAVESPARYMGGEANSVVKDHSQMLCRMAFVFPDKYEIGMSNNGIRILYHVINREPDLLCEVSFAPWDDMAKEMEKYDIPLYSYASYTPVRDFEVVGMTLQTELNFTNVPYVLDIARIPVWQKDRREEDPILVAGGPAMANPEPVVDFFDAFMIGDGEDMIIKFLRCVGEGRKAKLPRAQILENLSKIDGVYVPSLRPTVTNEFGDIVPAEPAKGSYQNTNGVRRQFIPVMDPKNYPIKNLIANMQLVHNRFSVEVMRGCAQGCRFCQAGIWYRPCRELDPDDVLDIAKAGIKATGERELGLLSLSTADYKPVEGLTDSIIDDPFFDTVDVSLPSIRVNAFGETLAQKISALKGGRSATFAPETGSERIRKMINKTISDQDMYNAAEHAFSSGFNKIKLYTMIGFPTENEQDMEAFCNLIENLVKIGRKYLRGCQIAVSMGILIPKSFTGLQWAPFMDKETALKHIRYVRERFFRHPNVKVNWAGWETSFLEAIYSRGDRRLGPVIYAAYKKGIIFESDSYRFDFEKWQQVWEECGYDTSWVYRMREKDEVFPWDFIHAGTSKQYLRGEWEKAFKEDSAPVPNCKWGDCQKCGIPGFGAEIKLANDPVRHKAPSRTPEEIKKLVAERRPTQKSCHSYKITFKKTGLSRFLPHQNMLSFFERTFLCAGIPIKFSEGFSPKPRISNMGALPLGLETYCEVISVDLLQPLDISKENLPKIMAELSRPFPRGMEIVNIEPLKEKLSKHMPTAMIYSFTPDAIPDGIMEKFENKTLPVVLNHRGQEINLNEHLLGIQIAGEAIITKVKCNNMGTTVSPFNIYAALMGVEFDPKKLDENSRRYLIKKIAMEF, encoded by the coding sequence ATGACCATTCTTGAAAAGATTGCCCTTGCCCTCCCCGCCGTCGAAAGTCCCGCCAGATATATGGGTGGCGAAGCGAACAGTGTCGTAAAGGACCACAGCCAAATGCTTTGCCGCATGGCGTTCGTGTTCCCCGACAAGTATGAAATCGGCATGAGCAATAACGGAATCCGTATTCTGTACCATGTCATTAACCGCGAGCCGGACTTGCTGTGCGAAGTTTCCTTTGCTCCGTGGGACGATATGGCGAAGGAAATGGAAAAGTACGACATTCCGCTGTATAGCTACGCAAGCTATACGCCGGTGCGTGATTTCGAAGTGGTCGGCATGACGCTCCAGACGGAGCTCAACTTTACGAACGTGCCCTACGTGCTTGACATCGCACGCATTCCAGTGTGGCAGAAAGACCGCCGTGAAGAAGACCCGATTTTGGTCGCAGGCGGCCCCGCCATGGCAAACCCCGAGCCGGTCGTAGACTTTTTCGACGCCTTCATGATCGGTGACGGCGAAGATATGATTATCAAGTTCCTGCGCTGCGTGGGCGAAGGCCGCAAGGCAAAACTTCCCCGCGCCCAGATTCTAGAGAATTTGTCTAAAATCGACGGCGTGTACGTACCGAGTCTGCGTCCCACCGTCACGAACGAATTTGGCGACATCGTTCCGGCTGAACCCGCCAAGGGCAGCTACCAGAATACAAACGGTGTACGCAGGCAGTTTATTCCGGTGATGGACCCGAAGAACTACCCCATCAAGAACCTGATTGCGAACATGCAGCTGGTGCACAACCGATTCAGTGTCGAAGTCATGCGCGGTTGCGCCCAAGGCTGCCGATTCTGTCAAGCCGGCATTTGGTACAGACCTTGCCGCGAACTCGACCCCGATGACGTATTGGATATTGCCAAAGCTGGCATCAAGGCGACCGGCGAACGCGAACTCGGACTTCTTTCGCTCTCCACCGCCGACTACAAGCCGGTGGAAGGTTTGACGGACTCCATCATTGACGATCCGTTCTTCGACACGGTAGACGTGAGCCTTCCGAGTATCCGAGTGAACGCCTTCGGCGAAACGCTCGCCCAGAAAATTTCCGCCCTCAAGGGAGGCCGCAGTGCGACCTTCGCTCCCGAAACAGGTTCCGAACGCATCCGCAAGATGATCAACAAGACCATCAGCGACCAGGACATGTACAACGCCGCCGAGCACGCCTTCAGTAGCGGTTTCAACAAGATTAAGTTGTACACAATGATCGGTTTCCCGACGGAAAACGAGCAGGACATGGAAGCGTTCTGCAACCTGATCGAGAACCTCGTGAAAATCGGTCGCAAGTACCTGCGCGGATGTCAGATCGCCGTGAGTATGGGTATTCTAATTCCGAAGTCCTTCACCGGGCTGCAATGGGCTCCGTTTATGGACAAGGAAACCGCCCTCAAGCATATCCGCTACGTACGCGAAAGATTCTTCAGGCACCCGAACGTGAAGGTGAACTGGGCCGGTTGGGAAACCAGTTTCCTCGAAGCCATTTACAGCCGCGGCGACCGCAGGCTCGGCCCCGTCATTTACGCTGCCTACAAGAAGGGAATTATCTTCGAAAGCGACTCCTATCGTTTCGATTTTGAAAAATGGCAGCAAGTCTGGGAAGAATGTGGATACGACACCAGCTGGGTGTACCGCATGCGCGAAAAGGACGAAGTGTTCCCGTGGGATTTCATTCACGCCGGCACAAGCAAACAGTACCTGCGCGGCGAATGGGAGAAGGCCTTCAAGGAAGACTCCGCACCGGTGCCCAACTGCAAATGGGGCGACTGCCAGAAGTGCGGCATTCCAGGCTTCGGCGCAGAAATCAAGCTCGCTAACGACCCGGTGCGCCACAAGGCTCCGAGCCGCACGCCCGAAGAAATCAAGAAACTTGTCGCGGAACGCCGCCCCACGCAAAAGAGCTGCCATAGCTACAAGATTACATTCAAGAAGACGGGCCTCAGCCGATTCTTGCCGCACCAGAACATGCTCAGTTTCTTCGAACGCACCTTCCTTTGCGCAGGCATTCCCATCAAGTTCAGCGAAGGATTCAGCCCGAAACCACGCATTTCGAACATGGGCGCACTCCCGCTCGGTCTTGAAACCTACTGCGAAGTCATCAGCGTAGACCTTCTGCAGCCGCTTGATATTTCCAAGGAAAACTTGCCGAAGATCATGGCCGAACTTTCGAGGCCGTTCCCGCGCGGCATGGAAATCGTGAACATCGAACCGCTCAAGGAAAAGCTTTCGAAGCACATGCCGACGGCAATGATTTATTCGTTCACGCCCGACGCGATTCCAGATGGCATCATGGAGAAGTTCGAAAACAAGACGCTCCCCGTGGTATTAAACCACCGCGGTCAAGAAATCAACTTGAACGAACACTTACTCGGAATCCAAATTGCAGGCGAAGCCATCATCACCAAGGTGAAGTGCAATAACATGGGCACAACCGTGAGCCCGTTCAACATTTATGCCGCACTGATGGGAGTGGAATTCGACCCGAAAAAACTCGACGAAAATTCTCGCCGCTATCTCATCAAGAAAATCGCAATGGAATTTTAA